Within the Arthrobacter sp. V1I7 genome, the region GTTGAGAGGCCGGTTACGGGAAGCATGTGGCTCCCGATAACCGGCCTCTCTTGTGCGGTTTCTCGCGCCCACCGGAAATGAGCTCTCCCCCAGAGCCTGTGTACGGTTTTCGAGCCAGCCGTGATTTTCCAGTTCAGCTTTCGTTGCCGTGCCCGTGGATCGCTTATCGCTGAAGGCTTTTAGGAACTCGGCTTTCAGATCTCGCGGCCCCCGGCTAATCTCCCGAACCATTGAAACCGTCGGTCCCCCGGCATAGTCTCTCTGATGTCTCCACCACCCAGACGAACCCCCGCGCCCATGCAACGAGGCGTGAGCCGCCACGCAGAGCAGGAGTCCGCAATGCCAACACCTGACCACTCCACTGGAGCGCCATGCTGGATCGACCTGATGACCTCGGATACCGAAAAGGCCAAGGCGTTCTACGGCACGCTCTTCGGCTGGACCTTCCAGACGGGCGACGAGGAAAAATACGGCGGGTACATCACGGCGGCGAAGGACGGGAAAACCGTTGCCGGCATGATGCAGAAGGACGACGCCATGGCGGGTATGCCGGACACGTGGAGCACCTATTTGGGCTCCGATGATGCCGCAGCAACCGTGCAGGCAGCGGTCCAACACGGCGGACAGATTTATCTGGAACCCATGGACGTCCCGGAGCAAGGACGCATGGCCATGATCGCCGATGCCACCGGGGCATCCGTCGGAATCTGGGAGCCACACGAAATGCCAGGCTACGGGCTCGCCGCCGAGCCGGGCACACCGGCGTGGCACGAACTCCATGCCACCGACTACGACAAGGCGGTCAAGTTCTATCAGGACGTGTTCGGCTGGAACACCGACGTCATGAGCGACACTCCCGAATTCCGCTACACGACGTTGGGGGCCGGGGATTCCGCGAAGCCCGGAATCATGGATGCCTCCGGCTACCTTCCCGCCGAAGTGCCGGCGAGCTGGCAGATCTACTTCAATGTTCACGACACCGATGCGTCCATCGAGAAGGCGGTGGCAATGGGGGCAACGGTGATCGACGGTCCGGACAACACTCCATTCGGCCGGCTTGCCACCCTTGCCGACCCCACCGGCGCCATGTTCAAGATCATGGCAGACACCACGCAGGACAGCGCAGACGCCCGACCGCAGTCGAGCTGACCGCAGTCGACCTGGCCGCAGTCGACCTGGCCGCCGCAGAAAACCGTCAGAAGCGCGCCTCAGGAAATACTCCAGAAAGCTTCACAAAAACTTCTTGAGGAATACCGGCCAACCCCTTCCCTCCGGATTACTGGCCGGTATTCCCGCCAGCGTGCACCACGCCCGCCGGTTCCGCCGAAGAGGTGGCACGACGTATTCGGGCGGATCATATACTCGGCCGACTTGCTCCAGTACCAGAAATGTCTCAGGGGCTAGCACCTTAGCCTTCCCGCACTGGGCATGCCCTCCCCCGCGCTGCAGCACTGGACACTTTGCCAATATGTCCACTGCTCAGTCCGGCCGGAGGGCATGCTCATTTTTTGGTGTGGCGGACCCTTGGCGGGCGGTAGCGTGGGAGCCGATTCCCGACCGCCCGGGGCTTCGAGCGCCGGGAAGGGGCGAGCCGTTTCGTCCGCCGCCCAGCCGGGCCGATGGTATCCATGTGCCAGGAGGTACACCTGAGACTCTGCTACCATCTCGCGAATGGGCAGGGGAAGATTTCATCGGGCGGTCGGCATTGTCATCGTCTTTGCGGCCGGGGGCGCCGCGGCGCTGTTGTGGTTTGCGGTTGCCGCCGAAGGGCCGCGCCTTGACGAGTCGCCGAGCAAAGGGCTCGTCCTGGGCGTCTGGAATGTGCTCTACAACACCGACGCTCCGGCGCTGCGCAACATGGTCGCCGCCATTGCCCTCGCCCTCCTGCTGGCCGCCGGGATCGCGCTGCTGGAACGCCGGATCACTAACAGGTCGCGCCGTTCCGCGAACCCCCGGGACGCCCCGCTGGCGCCCCGGATCGTCATGGCGGATACCCGCGAGATCTTTGGCGGTCCCGTGACCGTGACGGTACTGATCCCGGCACATAACGAAGAAGCGTCGCTTCCCACCACGATCGCCTCACTCCTGACCCAGTCCCACCGCCCCGGGCGCATTATCGTGGTCGCGGACAACTGCACCGACAGCACGGTCGCCCTCGCCCGGCAGGCCGGCGTCGAGGTCATGGAGTCCGTCGCCAACACCCAAAAGAAGGCCGGCGCGCTCAACCAGGCACTCAAGCTGCTGCTTCCCGGCCAGGGCGACAACGACGTCGTAATGGTGATGGACGCTGACACCAGCCTCGACGACGGGTTCCTCGCCGCGGCAGCGGCCCGCTTCACCGACGACCGGGCCCTGATGGCGGTGGGCGGCCTGTTCTACGGGGAAGAAGGCCACGGCGTACTGGGGCAGTTCCAGCGCAATGAATACATCCGCTACGGACGTGAGATCCGCCGACGCCGGGGCCGCGTCTTTGTGCTCACCGGCACCGCATCCATGTTCCGGCCGCGCGCCCTGCGCACCGTCGCCGAGCAGCGCGGAGATTCCCTTCCGGGCAATCCGGGCGACGTGTACGACACCGTCGCCCTGACGGAGGACAACGAACTGACCATCGCCTTGAAGTCCCTGGGCGCCCTGATGATCTCGCCGGCCCAGTGCACGGTGGTCACCGAACTCATGCCCAGTTGGCGGACCCTCTGGTCCCAGCGCTTGCGTTGGCAACGCGGCGCCCTGGAGAACATCGGCGCCTACGGCGTGACCACGCAGACGGTCCGGTACTGGGCGCAGCAACTCGGCATCGGCTACGGTGTCATTGCCCTGAGCGCCTACTTCCTGCTGATCCTGCTGATGGTGTTCTCGCTCGACGTCTGGATCTGGTTCCCGTTCTGGCTGGTCCTGGGAGCACTGTTTACAGCGGAACGCGTCGTCACGGTGTGGAAGGGCGGCTGGCGTGCCCGTCTGTTGGCCCTGTCGTTATTCCCCGAACTTTTCTTTGACATGATCCTCAACATCGTCTACGTCAAAGGAATCATCGACATCGCGCTCGGACGCACCGCCAACTGGAAACACCTCACCCACGAGACCGCCCCCGTCAGAGTGAAGGTACCGGCATGATCCCGGCAGTCAGCCACCTTGTCCCCGCCGGGATCCTGCTTCCCGAGTCGATCCTGCACACCGGGTGGTTCGCCATCCTGGCAACCTTCGTGGCGATCAATACCGTCATGTATGCCGCCCTCGCCGTGGCGAAGATCCTGCCGAAGCTGCACCCCGGGTCCTGGCTTCCGGCGCGTCACGAACGGGCCGAGACGCGCAGCATCTATCCCGACGCGCAGCGGTAAGTACGCCCGAGCGAGGGCGAGGGACATGCCCAATCCTCAGCGGCACCGGTGGACACAGGGGCACCCTGCCCATCCGCCAGCCCGGGCGAGGGACATGCCCAATCCTGGGCGGCAGCGGTGGACACATGGGCACCATGCCCATCCGTCGGCCCAAGCGAGGGGCATGCCCCCGGGCGCCCGGTCAGCGCCCCAGGATGTCGCGGGCAATCTCGTCGGCGTCGTGCAGGGTACGCTGGCCGCTGCGGTAGGCGGGGCCGTTCTTCTGCCGGGCCTCTGCTGCGATGGCTGTCCCCCACTGCGCGGCGGAAAGCTGCAGCCCGAGGACGTAGAGGCCCTCCGTCACGGAACCGTTCGAGCCCAGCGGCCGGTACGGATGCGGGACAACGTCCAGGCCGGAGGTCTGCACCGGGACGCCTTCCACCGTCATCATCAGGCGCGCTCGTACCAGCCCCTCACTGAGCAGCTGTTCCAGCAGGGGTGACTCGTTGATGGTGACCCGGTTGGCCGGGGCGAGCGCTTCAATCAGGGATCGGGCCGCCACCGCCTCCCCCTGGGCATCTCCGGCGCCGGTCCCGCCAGAGGCCGGGCCCGCGGCACCCCGGCTGCCTGGGCCACCGTCCACCCACGGTGACGCCGCGGTGAAGGTCCCCGCCTCGCGGTCCACGCCGAACTTCGGGTCCGGTCCCACGAACCGGACGACGCCGGCCCGCGCCAGGGCTGCCAGCTGTTCGGCGCGCAGCGCGGGCGGCCCGCTTGCCAGTCCTTCAACGAAGGACTCGAACCAGCCGCGGAGCCCGGCCACCCACGACTCGTCCGTGATGCCACCGTCGGCCACCGCGGACTTGAGCACCGCCCGGCCATGGTGCAGGGCGCCGATCGTCATCTTCACCGGGTCGTCCTCGCCGAGCGCGGATCGCCGGGCATCGTCGAGGAGGTACTCCACGACGGCGGCGTCCAGCTCCGTCCGGGAGCCGAACGATCGGCCGGCCAGCGGCGCGGCCAGCCCAAGCAAGTTCAACCGGTGGGCCGGCCGGACATGCGCTTCGATCTCGGCGTCCACCGCGTCCTCCCACTTTGCAGCGCTGTGCGCATGGGGGCGCAGGGATTCCTCCAACGCCTGAAGGAACTCGGCGGGATCGGAGAGGATGGCGCCGGGGTGCGAGCGCGCGAGCGTCGAATAGTAGGCCCAGATGGCGTCGCGGTGCAGCAGGGGCCAGAGATCGTGGTCGAAGGCGGGCTGGATCCCCGCCCCCGCGAACCGGGCCAGCGCACTTTCGGTGCAGTACCGCAGCGTCACGGCCGAGGGGTAGTACCCGGCGAGGGCGGCCTTGGCCCGGTAGGGAGTGCCGCGGCGGGAGGCCGCAATAATGAGAGGTTCACGGCCGGAGGGCCGGTAGCCCAGGCGGCCATCCTCCCCGGCCACGAAGGTACCCCCGCGGCCCTCGGTGAGCTGGCCCATGACATCGAAGAAGTTCAGGCCCATGCCCCGCACCAGCACGGGCCTGGCCGCCGGCACCAGGGACCAGTCGACGTCCGCCGGCACCGACGGGGGCAGGTACAGCAGCCCCAGCTCCTCGGCCGCAGCCTTGAGCTCCCGCTGTTCCGGGTTGAGCCGCGATTCGAGATGGCCCAGGGCCAGCACCACGGAGTCGACGGTCAGCACCGCGCCGCCCTCGAGCCCGACGTCGAGCTTTCCGCGCGCGTTCCGGCCGCCCCCGAGTGCCGTGCCACTGCCGGATCCATTGGCGTCCTCAGCTCCGGTGCCGCTGCGGTGTCCAGCCCCGGCGGCCGCCGGCCGGACCGAGACCGCCGTCGTTTCGTGGAATTCCACCGAGACGCCGGCCGGCAGCCGGGAGAGCAGTTCTTCGAGCGTGGAACGCAGGTAGCGTCCGTACAGTGCGCGGCTGGGGAAGTCCGCGGAGCCCAGCCCCGCGAGTTCGGCGCGTTCCTCGGCGGTGAGCGAGGGGTGGGGCTGCCGCTGCTGCCGTTCGCGCCAGCGGTCGAAGGTGTCCCCGGCCAGCGGGGAGGCCAGTTCCGGGTCCTCGGGTATGACCGTGGGGTAAAACGACTGCGTGTTCATCAGGTACAAGCGGGACTGGCCGGGCTGCCACACATGGCCCGGGCCCGCGGGGTAGGGATCAACCACATCGATGTGGAGGGTGGCGTCCGGGCCTGCCGGTGCCCAGTTCGCGAGCAGCCGCTCCAGCACGCTTGTGCCCCGGGGACCGGCGCCTATCAGTGCCGTCCGGATGCTCTGCGATATGACCACGGCAACCAGCGTATCGGCAAGCGGGATGCCGCTTTACCGACGGATGCCGCTTTACCGACGGCTGCCGCTGGTCCCGTGACTTGCTAGCGGCGCGCTGATGTTGCTTGGATGGGATGATGACCACCACCGAAGCTGCTCACCCGTCCTCGTCCCGCCACCCAACCGGACCCGTCGGCGGTGCAGGAACCGCCCCTGAACCCGTCGATGAGAACATCTGGCTCGAGGAGACCTACGGCGAGCAGCAACTGGCCTGGGTCCGTGAACAGAACGCCCGGACCGAGGACCTGCTCGAGGACGCGCAGTACGCGGACCTCGAGTCCAGCATCCTGGAGGTGCTGGACTCGACCGACCGGATTGCGATGGTCGGCAAGCACGGCGGCTGGTACTACAACTTCTGGAAAGACCGTGACAACCCCAAGGGCCTGTGGCGCCGGACCAGCTGGGAGAGCTACCGGGGCGGATCACCGGAGTGGGACATCCTTTTGGACGTGGACGCCCTGGCCGCGTCCGAGGGCGAGGAATGGGTTTTCCACGGCGCCAACTTCCTCCGCCCGGCACAGGGCGAGCCGCACCGGCGGGCCCTGCTGGCCCTCTCCCCCGACGGCGGCGACGCCAACCGCTACCGCGAGTTCGACGTCGAGTCCCGCAGCTTCGTGGACCCCGCCGCCGGCGGCTTCGACCTGCCCACGGCCAAGGGCAATGCCTCGTGGCTCGATGCGGACACCCTGCTGGTGGCCACCACGGCGGAGGGGCTGCCCAGCACCACCTCCTCCTACGCCCGGACCGGCGTGAAATTGCACCGCGGCAGCTCCCTGGCCACGGCGGAGCGGGTGTTCGAGATCCCCGAGGACCACATGATGGCGCTCGTGGCCCACGACTCCACGCCCGGCTTCGAGCGGACCTTCGCCGTGGACTGGATCAGCTTCTTCGAACGGAACACCTCCGTGCTGCGCGACGGCCAGTGGGTGCAGCTCGATGTCCCGGCGGACGTGAACCTGAGCTCGCACCGCGAATGGCTGCTGTTCCGCCCGCAGAAGGACTGGACCGTCGACGGGACGGTGTACCCCGCAGGGTCCCTGCTCGCGGCCGGGTTCGAGGACTTCCTGGCCGGCAGCCGGGACCTCGCCGTGCTCTTCACCCCGGACGCACACACCTCGTTGCAGTCCTGGAGCTGGACGCGGGACTTCCTGCTGCTGAACCTGCTCCGCGATGTGTCCTCGGAAATCCGGGTGCTTGATCCGCTGCGCGGCGGCACGGACGGCGCTTGGGCCTCCACCGTGCTGGACGCCTGCCCGCCGCTGCACGATGTCAATGCCTACGCGGTCGACGACGAAGACGAAGCCAGCGACACTGACGACGACGGCACCGGCGGTACCGGCGGCGCCCCGGTGGTGGAGCGTGAA harbors:
- a CDS encoding prolyl oligopeptidase family protein — its product is MTTTEAAHPSSSRHPTGPVGGAGTAPEPVDENIWLEETYGEQQLAWVREQNARTEDLLEDAQYADLESSILEVLDSTDRIAMVGKHGGWYYNFWKDRDNPKGLWRRTSWESYRGGSPEWDILLDVDALAASEGEEWVFHGANFLRPAQGEPHRRALLALSPDGGDANRYREFDVESRSFVDPAAGGFDLPTAKGNASWLDADTLLVATTAEGLPSTTSSYARTGVKLHRGSSLATAERVFEIPEDHMMALVAHDSTPGFERTFAVDWISFFERNTSVLRDGQWVQLDVPADVNLSSHREWLLFRPQKDWTVDGTVYPAGSLLAAGFEDFLAGSRDLAVLFTPDAHTSLQSWSWTRDFLLLNLLRDVSSEIRVLDPLRGGTDGAWASTVLDACPPLHDVNAYAVDDEDEASDTDDDGTGGTGGAPVVEREAPGAGNDFWLVATGFTTPSTLTRGTLKRAGTAEDVPGVASTHEVVRSSPSFFNEEAYEVQQHFAVSKDGTRVPYFQVAARDLVLDGQNPTQLSGYGGFEISRTPAYSGAVGRAWLERRTEASFGAEGDGPHSRGGVYVVANIRGGGEYGPSWHRAALQENRHRAYEDFAAVALDLISRGVTSRERLGCVGGSNGGLLVGNMLTQYPDLFGAVSCGVPLLDMRRYTKLSAGYSWIAEYGDPDVPEQWDFIKTFSPYHLLKDGVEYPETFIWTATSDDRVGPVQARKMAARMQAMGIPNVWFHEALEGGHAGASDNRQAAALQSRSQHFLWRALAGNAA
- a CDS encoding glycosyltransferase, producing MGRGRFHRAVGIVIVFAAGGAAALLWFAVAAEGPRLDESPSKGLVLGVWNVLYNTDAPALRNMVAAIALALLLAAGIALLERRITNRSRRSANPRDAPLAPRIVMADTREIFGGPVTVTVLIPAHNEEASLPTTIASLLTQSHRPGRIIVVADNCTDSTVALARQAGVEVMESVANTQKKAGALNQALKLLLPGQGDNDVVMVMDADTSLDDGFLAAAAARFTDDRALMAVGGLFYGEEGHGVLGQFQRNEYIRYGREIRRRRGRVFVLTGTASMFRPRALRTVAEQRGDSLPGNPGDVYDTVALTEDNELTIALKSLGALMISPAQCTVVTELMPSWRTLWSQRLRWQRGALENIGAYGVTTQTVRYWAQQLGIGYGVIALSAYFLLILLMVFSLDVWIWFPFWLVLGALFTAERVVTVWKGGWRARLLALSLFPELFFDMILNIVYVKGIIDIALGRTANWKHLTHETAPVRVKVPA
- a CDS encoding VOC family protein, which codes for MPTPDHSTGAPCWIDLMTSDTEKAKAFYGTLFGWTFQTGDEEKYGGYITAAKDGKTVAGMMQKDDAMAGMPDTWSTYLGSDDAAATVQAAVQHGGQIYLEPMDVPEQGRMAMIADATGASVGIWEPHEMPGYGLAAEPGTPAWHELHATDYDKAVKFYQDVFGWNTDVMSDTPEFRYTTLGAGDSAKPGIMDASGYLPAEVPASWQIYFNVHDTDASIEKAVAMGATVIDGPDNTPFGRLATLADPTGAMFKIMADTTQDSADARPQSS
- a CDS encoding FAD/NAD(P)-binding domain-containing protein, whose amino-acid sequence is MVISQSIRTALIGAGPRGTSVLERLLANWAPAGPDATLHIDVVDPYPAGPGHVWQPGQSRLYLMNTQSFYPTVIPEDPELASPLAGDTFDRWRERQQRQPHPSLTAEERAELAGLGSADFPSRALYGRYLRSTLEELLSRLPAGVSVEFHETTAVSVRPAAAGAGHRSGTGAEDANGSGSGTALGGGRNARGKLDVGLEGGAVLTVDSVVLALGHLESRLNPEQRELKAAAEELGLLYLPPSVPADVDWSLVPAARPVLVRGMGLNFFDVMGQLTEGRGGTFVAGEDGRLGYRPSGREPLIIAASRRGTPYRAKAALAGYYPSAVTLRYCTESALARFAGAGIQPAFDHDLWPLLHRDAIWAYYSTLARSHPGAILSDPAEFLQALEESLRPHAHSAAKWEDAVDAEIEAHVRPAHRLNLLGLAAPLAGRSFGSRTELDAAVVEYLLDDARRSALGEDDPVKMTIGALHHGRAVLKSAVADGGITDESWVAGLRGWFESFVEGLASGPPALRAEQLAALARAGVVRFVGPDPKFGVDREAGTFTAASPWVDGGPGSRGAAGPASGGTGAGDAQGEAVAARSLIEALAPANRVTINESPLLEQLLSEGLVRARLMMTVEGVPVQTSGLDVVPHPYRPLGSNGSVTEGLYVLGLQLSAAQWGTAIAAEARQKNGPAYRSGQRTLHDADEIARDILGR